From the Glandiceps talaboti chromosome 10, keGlaTala1.1, whole genome shotgun sequence genome, one window contains:
- the LOC144440995 gene encoding proteasome subunit beta type-7-like, giving the protein MAALADEPSAGGFVFDNCRRNAFVEKKGNHLPKARKTGTTIVGIVFKDGIVLGADTRATEDTIVADKNCSKIHYIAPNIYCCGAGTAADTEMTTLLISSNLELHRLSTGRTARVCVANRMLKQMLFRYKGYISAALVLGGVDPTGPHLYSIHPHGSTDKLPYVTMGSGSLAAMSVFESRYKPNMERDEAVKMVRDAVAAGVFNDLGSGSNIDITVITKDKVDYIRPYDEANKKGVRQGDYRYKKGTTAVLSETVKKINFEVTSESVEAMET; this is encoded by the exons ATGGCGGCTTTAGCAGATGAGCCAAGTGCAGGCGGATTTGTTTTTGACAACTGCAGACG AAATGCATTTGTTGAGAAAAAAGGAAACCATCTACCAAAAGCCAGGAAAACGGGAACAACTATAGTTGGTATAGTTTTTAAG GATGGGATTGTACTTGGAGCTGATACCAGGGCCACAGAGGATACAATTGTAGCTGATAAGAATTGCTCCAAGATTCATTACATTGCACCAAATATTTA TTGCTGTGGAGCTGGTACAGCAGCAGACACAGAAATGACAACCCTACTAATATCTTCAAATCTTGAACTTCATCGCCTGTCAACTGGAAGAACAGCTAGAGTTTGTGTAGCCAACAGAATGCTTAAACAAATGTTATTCAG GTACAAAGGGTATATATCAGCTGCCTTGGTACTGGGTGGTGTAGATCCAACAGGTCCTCATCTATACAGCATTCATCCACATGGTTCTACTGATAAACTTCCCTATGTTACTATGGGGTCTGGTTCACTAGCTGCCATGTCTGTCTTTGAAAGCAGATATAAACCAAATATGGAG AGGGACGAAGCTGTAAAAATGGTTCGTGATGCAGTAGCAGCTGGTGTATTCAATGATTTAGGATCAGGTAGTAACATAGATATCACTGTTATCACTAAGGACAAGGTGGATTATATCAGACCATATGATGAAGCCAACAAGAAGGGAGTTAG ACAAGGTGACTACAGATACAAAAAGGGTACCACAGCAGTCTTATCAGAAACAGTCAAGAAGATCAACTTTGAAGTCACCAGTGAATCTGTTGAAGCCATGGAAACCTAG